The nucleotide window GGTACGGATCGGCGGCGTCCCAAACGTCCCAGCCGGCAGGGCTGGGATCACAGATTCCTGGGCGGCTCCTGGCTGCTGGTGACGACCCGATCCGGGACGCGCGTGGTTCCTCTGGAGGCCGACCGGGCATCCATCGAGCCCTGGATCAAAGCCTTTCTCGGCCTGTCCGAGCCAGAAGGCCGGCCGGCGGTTCGGCTCTACCGGGAAACCGTCCAACAGGCTCTCGAGGAGCTCGACCCTCGAGTCCGCAAATTGGTCCTGGTGCCGGACGGACTGCTCAACCTCCTACCCTTCTCCGCGCTGCGCCCCAGCCTCGGGTCACCGCCGCTGATCGATCGTTTCGAGCTCACTCTGGTGCCGTCAGCCGATCTCTGGCTGCGCTGGCGAGAACGGCAGGGCGATGCCGGCGCGTCCGACGGTCGTTCGTTGGGCGCGCTCGTCCTCGCCAACCCGGCAATCTCGAATGCCGCCGAACCGGCTCGAGCTCGGGCCAGCGGACTCGAATCGGCGGCCGATCTCGGTCGGCTCCCGTTCGCCGAACGCGAGGGCAGAAGCGTGGCGCGCCGGTTCCGAGGACCCACCCGGCTGGTCGCGAACGAAGAGGCGAGCGAGGCCTTTCTCAAGCGAGAGAATCTGGACCGCTACGGAGTGGTTCACTTCGCCGCCCATTCGGTCACCGACTCCGAGCGGCCACAGCGTTCCGCCATCCTGCTGGCCCCTGGAGACGACACCGAAGACGGCTTTCTGCGCCCGGCAGAGATCGTCCGACTGCAAGGGCTCGAAGGCAAGCTGGTCGTTCTTTCCTCCTGCAACAGCGCCTCCGGGAACGTGCTGCGCGGCGAGGGTGTCCTGAGCCTCGCCCGG belongs to bacterium and includes:
- a CDS encoding CHAT domain-containing protein gives rise to the protein MTTRSGTRVVPLEADRASIEPWIKAFLGLSEPEGRPAVRLYRETVQQALEELDPRVRKLVLVPDGLLNLLPFSALRPSLGSPPLIDRFELTLVPSADLWLRWRERQGDAGASDGRSLGALVLANPAISNAAEPARARASGLESAADLGRLPFAEREGRSVARRFRGPTRLVANEEASEAFLKRENLDRYGVVHFAAHSVTDSERPQRSAILLAPGDDTEDGFLRPAEIVRLQGLEGKLVVLSSCNSASGNVLRGEGVLSLARAFFEAGAHAVVGSLWRLDDREAAAFFEDFYAHLAEGQTVSQAVASTQRRWISKRRPASAWAGLVVLGNGDLVPMPEGRAGRISGIWVASAAALGLLLALWCRRSLGRLS